The following proteins come from a genomic window of Neptunomonas concharum:
- a CDS encoding DUF1302 domain-containing protein, with product MAIKNTRVNNSALLPTRVLKRKFFPALLAATLAGQAHGVEFQLGEIDGRFDSQLSVGASWRLNDPDSDLFSEPNGGTGKGSGSFDDGNQNFKKGETFSKIFKGTHELSLSYQNFGAFVRGKYWADFELKDGDRAHGHTGNGYIPGSELNDDGFNDFAKFSGAELLDAYIYGNFELGDKPLDLRLGRQVVNWGESTFIQGGINVINPFDVSAFRRPGSEVKEGLLPVNMAFASLGLTDNLSVEAFYQLGWEPTVEDGCGTYFSANDFAAEGCNGIRVDSGAFNGVPDSLYFNGVAGTSPWNLTGTSPVVARDSNGVREAKDGGQFGLAARYLAEDLNDTEFGFYFAKYHSRLPIVSGIKTDTNMAALGAALTPGVTAQVTQQFIAAGQDVTNPAVQAAIASTVSGTVTRIVQGTAPFNSRYFTEYPEDIKMLGFSWNTNIGELAWSGEISHKQDVPIQLNGPMLVASMLTLGTQPGNPANGAVVPVGSAGLGDEVHGYKTFSVTQAQSTVIKTLNNVMGASRLALIGELGWTHIHDFDESAEALKFGRSGVFGYTPGDNDGFVTQDSFGYVVRAALSYPNAFAGVNLTPQISFKHGISGYGPQPGAAFNEGQKSINLSLTADYLERYSAQLSYTNFFGGDFNELADRDFISLSASVSF from the coding sequence ATGGCAATAAAAAACACCAGAGTGAATAACAGCGCTCTACTGCCTACCCGCGTCCTCAAACGTAAGTTTTTCCCCGCTCTGCTCGCGGCTACCTTAGCCGGGCAGGCACATGGCGTTGAATTTCAACTCGGTGAAATTGATGGCCGTTTTGATTCTCAATTATCAGTCGGAGCCAGCTGGCGCCTTAACGACCCTGATTCTGATCTATTCTCCGAACCCAATGGTGGAACGGGCAAAGGCTCCGGTAGCTTTGATGATGGCAACCAAAACTTCAAAAAAGGTGAAACCTTTTCAAAGATTTTCAAAGGGACCCACGAACTCTCCCTTAGCTATCAAAACTTTGGGGCTTTTGTTCGCGGGAAGTATTGGGCAGATTTTGAGTTAAAAGACGGCGACCGCGCGCATGGGCACACCGGCAACGGTTACATTCCCGGCTCTGAACTCAATGATGATGGCTTTAATGATTTTGCTAAATTTTCAGGGGCCGAACTTTTAGATGCTTACATCTATGGCAACTTCGAATTAGGCGACAAACCGTTAGATTTACGCCTAGGTCGCCAAGTAGTTAACTGGGGTGAAAGTACTTTTATCCAAGGCGGTATTAACGTTATTAACCCCTTTGATGTTAGCGCTTTTCGTCGACCAGGCTCCGAAGTTAAAGAGGGATTGTTGCCTGTCAATATGGCTTTTGCCTCACTCGGGTTAACCGATAATCTAAGCGTAGAAGCGTTCTATCAATTAGGCTGGGAGCCTACGGTGGAAGATGGTTGTGGTACCTATTTCTCCGCAAACGATTTTGCCGCTGAAGGATGTAACGGTATTCGCGTTGATTCTGGCGCTTTCAATGGCGTTCCTGACTCTCTCTACTTTAACGGTGTTGCTGGCACATCGCCTTGGAACCTCACAGGCACCAGCCCTGTTGTAGCTCGCGATAGCAACGGCGTACGTGAAGCAAAAGACGGCGGCCAATTTGGTCTAGCTGCACGCTATCTCGCCGAGGACCTCAACGATACGGAATTTGGTTTCTACTTTGCTAAATACCATAGCCGCCTGCCTATCGTCAGCGGCATCAAGACAGATACGAATATGGCGGCACTTGGTGCAGCCTTGACACCTGGCGTCACCGCACAAGTAACTCAGCAATTTATTGCTGCAGGTCAGGATGTCACTAACCCAGCTGTACAGGCTGCCATTGCATCCACTGTATCGGGCACTGTCACCCGAATCGTTCAGGGGACGGCTCCGTTCAATAGTCGTTATTTCACAGAATACCCTGAAGATATCAAGATGCTAGGCTTCAGCTGGAACACCAACATCGGCGAATTAGCTTGGTCCGGTGAAATCAGCCACAAACAAGATGTACCCATTCAGCTAAACGGGCCTATGTTGGTTGCTTCTATGCTGACACTCGGTACGCAGCCAGGAAACCCAGCTAATGGAGCCGTTGTACCAGTAGGTTCAGCAGGTCTAGGTGATGAGGTGCATGGCTATAAAACCTTCTCCGTCACTCAAGCACAGAGCACAGTCATCAAAACGCTTAATAACGTCATGGGGGCTAGCCGCTTGGCGCTGATAGGGGAACTAGGTTGGACTCACATTCACGACTTTGACGAAAGCGCCGAAGCCTTAAAATTCGGTCGCAGTGGTGTATTTGGCTACACACCGGGTGACAATGATGGCTTCGTCACTCAGGACTCTTTCGGCTATGTCGTGCGTGCAGCTTTGTCTTACCCTAACGCCTTTGCAGGTGTTAATTTGACGCCTCAAATCAGCTTTAAGCATGGTATTAGTGGTTATGGCCCACAGCCTGGCGCCGCATTTAATGAGGGACAAAAGTCGATCAACCTCAGTCTGACCGCAGACTATCTAGAGCGTTACTCTGCC